ATACATCCAAATTCACTCAGCAACTGCGCGTGCATTCAAGATCGAATTAAACTCCATTACATTCTTCCGTGAACGTGCTGCTCTTAATTCGATCGTTAAAGTTTCCTAAGTCGCTGATGGGTGGCTGAAAGAAGAATGGATACTGGCCAGAACTTAAACACGTTCTACAAGCTCCTTACAGGCTAGGGGACCCATCCTGGGCCCATAGGAGTGTGGATATAATTGTTTCTCAGAAATTCCCTCCTGAGTCACCATCCAGAGTTGTAAAGGAgtagttttctgttttcttacaTATACAATGAGGCCCCTGTCATACAGCACGTTATTATGACCACATTCTTTAGCTTCCAGCTAAAAAGTACCTATCGATGTTGTGTCATCAGACCCGTTCCGTTTGCccgcaacctcgtccccagggcttttcccttaaaaaaatgggtagggcccgccccacccatttttttaagggaaaagccctggggacgaggttggtttGCCCGATGTAAaataagggaatccaagacagtcttgatTCTGGATCCATGTGGATCCCAGGTACTCAATCCCGGATTCTTTGCCAGTAGAACTTTGATTCCCGACTACAATCGTTAGTGGAATTCCGGATCCCTTAAGCTGCATTCCGGATTCTTAAGttcaggattccagattccacaagcaaaaatttaacAGATTTCGGAATCCGGCTTCCCCTATATGGTTTAGGActgaagagaaaaacaaaccCTCTGGCATCCAGTCTTAAGAATAACAGGGAGCTAAATAGAAGGTTGCAAGTTTTCAAGCTAAAACGGTCGTTTGTAGCTGTTAAGTTAAGCTCGCTGTTCATGCCGTGCCAGTATGCTGAGCAACTGCCTTAGCAACGACACGCGAGTACCGTCAAATTTTTTAACCGGCGGGATCTGTTCGATTTACGGCCGAAAGAATCGCAAATTTTAAAGGCCGATTggcttaaaactaaattaaacATTGGTGCGTTTGTGGCTTTATTCCTGGGATATTATCTCCCCGTAACTAGAGACGATCTTAGCCCTCTATTCATAATAAAGAATTTCATCCTTTCGCTTCAAAAACTGAATATAACACAGAACAGTGATTCAAAATGGGGTCGAACGCTGTCTGAACATTGTCATGAAAGATACTTTTATGGCAACACACAAGTAATCTTCAAAATCGAGGGGAATTTCAAAATgtaagttaaccctttaaatactgataacaaaaataaaattcgtaTTTATTTCCCCCGTGCATTTCTTGTAGAAGTACTGGGAAGAAGTTGTTTAAgtatcattaaaaaaattttcttgtgaTATCATTTCCTTAATGCTCGAGGGCTACTGGCATTGATTTAACACGGGGTACCTGACGGTTCTCAACGAAATTAATGAATGATAGACTAttttgagtttgtggatgaaatccggAAGTTCGAGAAAGCCTGTGCacactcaaatgaaagctaccgaGCATTACTTTCCTGTGGGGCTGTTTGTTATGCTGTGAAAGTGCTTCTAACGAGTGGATGAAATCCGAAAGTGTgtatattaaaatgaaaacaactgaGCAGCACTTTCCTGTGGGGCTGTTTGCTATACAACTTGGCCCTAGCTTTAAGTGTGCGGACGAAATGCTAGAGTGTAGACATTTAAAGAAAGCTACTTAGCAGCACTTTCATGTGGTGCTGTTTTATCCAGTTCAACTTGGTTCTAGCTTTAAGCAGAGTGTGAATGAAAAACGAGAGAGTGACCGTTCccatgaaagctactgagcagaaTAAGAAGTAACTACAGATCGAACAAGACTCGTTGCCTACGTACCTATTTGCCAAAGCTCTTTGTAATGTAACCTTAGAAGCTCCTTGCTGCCACTAAGTCGTGATACACCGAATAAGACTACAAACAGAACTTTTGGGAATTTATCATGTGGCTGAGCGAATGTAATATGCCAGTCGACGACTTTCCCTTGTCGCAGACGAACGAAAGACACTAAGGCCGGAAATTGAGACGAGCACGTTTCTAACGGTTGACGCAAGCATAGTAACAGTAAAGAAAATAAGGCAGAAAACAAGAATCGAATCGAATGCCACTAACTGAATACTTTATTCCCGACTCCactcgttagtgggattccggatccGTTAAGCTGTACTCCGGATTCTAAAGTCCAGGATTCCAGACTCCACAAGTAAAAATTTAACAGATTTCGGAATCCGGCTTCCCCCTTACACGGGGCTGGTTCCATGATTTAGGTCATTTAGGACTGAAGGAAAAATTTAAGCAAACCCTCTGGCGTCCAGTCGTAagaatagagcggttttcatttgagtgtcgaaaagtaattggttttgcactttctacacgatgcgattggcttaaaagattcgcgccaccttttcatccaatcagaagtaaaaccaaagccaattgtgacgcgctcgcatgcattttcccgcgctttgcgtcagccgcatgtaattacttcgagttttgattggttcaatgtattgtctgtgtcctatgtgattggccagagtaattactttggttttggttttacgacactcaaacgaaaaccactctaacagGAAGCTAAATAGAAGGTTGCAAGTTTTCATGCTGAAGCGGTCGTTTGTAGCTGTTTAGCTCGCTGTTTATGCCGTGCCAGAAAAATGCTGAGCAACTGCCTTAGCAACAACACGCGAGTACAGTCAAATTTTTTAACCGGCGGGGTCTGTTCGATTTACGGCCGAAAGAATCGCAAATTTTAAAGGCCGATTggctttaaaataaattaaagattgGCGTGTTTGTGACTTTTTTTCTGAGTCTGCCCGTAACTAGAGGCGATCTTAGCCCTCTATTCAAAATCATGAGAATTCAATccttcttttgaaaaaattcttagAATATAAGTCCTAATAGCATTCAAAGTGGTCACTCGAACGATGTCTGAAGAAGCACTGTCACAAAAGATACTTTTTTGGCAGCGCACAAAATAATCATGAAAGTCGAAGGGAATCCCAAAATGTAAGTTAACCCTTTTAACactgataacaaaaaaaaaaaatcttatttatTTCCCCTATGCATTTCTTGTAGAAGTACTGTCTGATCTTTTCCGCCTTAATTTCCCTGACTACTGTTTTATAACGCATTCGACGCTGACGGCAGGGCTGAaagagttaaaaaagaaaaatgcgaaAGAAGTAATAATATACTGCAAAGgatttacatgtaaatgattTTGGATGAAGGAGATTAGCACGAAATACATTCGACAAACTTGAACAATTTTAGATGAGGTGATCCAGTGAcgtgacatttttaaaattttgaaaacagaaaaagatttttttttttttactggttATTATATTTATCTTTTCCCAATAATGGGCGAGATTGGATCGTGTCATTTTGGCGAATCAATTGCATTTTGACATATTTTCCGTGAATccaatcctctattaagccatccccctctctcttttaatcccccccccccccactcccccttAACGGAATTGATCGGATGATCATGATACGCTATTTtgactgtggatgaaattctaaAGTGTgcacattcaaatgaaagctactgagcaaaaCTTTGCTGTGGGGCTGTTTGCTGTACAACTTGGTTCTAgctttagagcggttttcacttgactgtcgaaagtaattgaggaattggtctggttttggttttactacgccctttggttggctagtgtgtatttactttggttttggttttacgacagtcaagtgaaaaccgctctaagtgTGTTGTTGAAATACTATAGAGTGTGACCATTCAgtcaaataaaagctactgcCGGAGCAGTACTTTCATGTGAATTTTtcattatgctgtacaaggtggttctaacttttgaatctttgGATGAAATCTTAAAGTGTGacgattcaaatgaaagctacttagCAGCACTTTCATGTGGTGCTGTGTATTACGCCGGTACAAggcggttctaacttttaaatctttggatgaaatcctaaagtgtgaccatttaaatgaaagctacttaGCAGCACTTTcatgtggtgctgtttattatgctgtgcGACTTGGTTCTAGCGAAGTGCGCGGATAAAATCCTAGAGGGTAACAAAtgaaagcaacaacaaaagtcTCTGCTGTTTGTTTCAGGTTCTTCTTACAAGTTTGTCCCGACCAAACAAGAAgatcaaagaaacaaaacatttttgatcGACAGTGCATGCAAGCGTTTATTTTACCTTTAGTTTAACACATCCCttatatttccattttcttaaGACCACTAATTACAATAATcaactgttttaattttttaagatcCGACTGCTTCTGTCAACTTGTGCAAATCTCAGCCTTCATTGAACTAAGATGTACCCCATGGCCTTGATGGACGTCTTTCCGTTATCTGACGACGGTTTACTTGCCTCATTTCCACACGTGTTTTCTCTGCACACGCTCGGTAGTACTCCTTCCCCTCCAGTACCAAAGCCGATTCTGGAGTCAGGGCTGTCGCAGTTGTCTTCCTGGTTTCCAATAATCCCAATTCTTGCTctagaaaggtaaaaaaaacgCTTGTTTCCTTTGGCGTTGAATCCTTCTCTTTCACAGTTGTTCTGCAGAGAAGCTTGAGGTCCAACCAGATTCTTCCATTTGGCGCGTCCCAGGTAGGTTGGTCGGTATATCTCGTCAGCAATCAATTCGTACAGCGAATTGGCCTTCTCCTCGAGCTCAATGACGATAAATCTGGTCTGGCTCTCTACCTTCATGCCGAGACAGATCTTAGTGAAACTCGTTTTATGGTAGGTTTCCAACTTGGTTTCCTTGTCGTCGAATCCTGTCGTCCCATTTTGTGGGTATTTGGATGCATGGGTGCTCCAATAACTTGCACTGTAGTGGAAGGTTTGCTGAAATTAAAGGgtaaaaaattgcttttctgTAATTAATATAGATTCTCCGGCTCTAGCAACTAGTGTTAGCCAAAGGTTACGGAATACGGGCCACAAcaatcgaaggtcaaaacgcttttgctccagcgctgtgctttgcgtaagtttcataTGACCGATATTcaaaaacacgcgtgatcagattacgagtgatgaAAGTTCCAAACGAGCGTGATTAAATTGAGTTCTGtgcattataataataatcatctttattgaggaaactttttcataaaagatatggttttcaaaaaggacctcaaaactagatatatattataaaaacaaaagaagctataAAATTACAAAGGgattaaaaagatacaaaaaatgcataaaaaattaaaaataagtataagtaaaaattaaacgtaAGTAGCTATATTAAAAAccgggggcacttgggtattttttgggtgggtatgtgccgcctgggactccaaattggcaccccgttctaaaaaaaaattcccctaaaattgataccccgttctagagtTCGCCCCAAAACTGAtacccgttctagaaatgggccaattttttatactccgttctagggtgcaaggagtacaacagtttgcttgttaacgcattgaaccgtatttttaaaagcaatctgtccttgactaatttcaaatggctgcttacaaaactggagctttcgtgcgttcgaaatattataccccgttctagaaaacgcctctgaaatggattccccattctaaatcaggagcttcaaaatcacgaccccgttgggcggcacatacccgtataggtaatgtatgggagtaaccccccccccccccccggattaaaaacttaaaaacattacgtttaaaactatttacattccTTGAGTCTCTGATCGTCTGACTGAGGGAGTTAAAATCGGAAACGGCATTCCATACATTCTTAGTGGAattccaaacgaatgctggctaacTACATGCGACGCAGGCGTAATAtatagtaataaccaaaggttacggcgtgctggcgacaacgatcgaaggtcaaaacgctttcgCTCTAGGACTGTGCTTTGCATAAGTTTCGCGTGACacatggtcaaaacacgcgtgatcagattacgagtgagtGGAAGGTCTaaacacgcgtgatcaaattgGATGCTATTCATTCTTACTGAAAGTCCACACGGATGCTGGCttcatacatgcgacgcatgcgtattAATAACCTAGATATTAGGATTACGGATTcttcttgtcgcccgcaatgaAAAAGTACAACTTTAAAGAAGAGTACCTGTGTACCATCGATTTTCATGACAGTAGTCCATCCTCCAGTTCCGCATCCAAAGTTTCCATCTCCCATGTGACAGTAAACTGGTCCGGGACGAATCCCTAGGTCATACGCGCCACTTTTACGTTCTCTGCAAATTGAAGACGTAGGAGTGTTAAACATTGGCACGGCACGCTCCATGTTATATAACTAGCTTTGTCAACCACTTTCAAAAGAATAGAGTAGAGTAGAGTAGAGTAGGGTAGGGTAGAGTAGGGTAGGGTAGGGTAGGGTAGGGTAGAGTAGAGTAGTGTAGAGTAGAGTTGAGTAAGAGCTGGATAACAGGATCGTGCGCAAATTACACATAATTAACATTTATCTTATgacaaaaaaatctaaatatttCACAGATTCAAATTCTGACAATCTTTTTGTCTTACACATTTTGCTATTATAGTTCCGGCAGCTTCGTAACGAGTACGAGTGAACGGTAGTTACCCTCCCACTCATGGCAAGGCCAAATACAGGGTTGGATGGTTTTAAATTACGCATAAATGATTCGCAAGCAACAGCCCTACGGTCTTTTAAAGACGGCAGGTCACTTAGTATCAATGCCTCATCATAATGTAAATTCGGAAGAATTATCCTAAGGGGGCGCTCTTGAATTCCCTCCAATCAGACAGACTCACTTTGGCAGATTCGAGAATACAGCCGAGGCGAATTCAATAGTGGAatcccgttaatgcgaccaccgttgggccataaaatcgtggtcgtaataacgaggtggtcgcattaacggggtcttcaaaataataaaatgactcaatggTTGTTACGTTAGGTTTGAAAGAatatggccgtaataacgaggtggtcttataaacggggtggtcgtaaggcggggttccaaaCTGTACTGAATACCCGAAATGATCATGACAGTGCTCGAGTAGGGGCCGTTTTTTATGTAATTGCTTTGAGCTGTAATTGAAATGCCTCGTTGTTAATTTAAACTAGTTGTTAGTAGGTTTCAAGAGTCGGCCCTAAGGTGAATTTTCGCTGTCGCTAAATTTTCACGTGCATGCGCACGTAATACATTTTACgcgtgaaaataaaaaagaaacaatatatGTATGGAAGGTCCAGCGtaaacttaaaaattaaaaaggctGAACTTTTACGCGACAATGGAAATCCACCCTGACTTTGGTGTTGGTTAGGGTGTGAGCTTTGCCTTAAAAAGTCGTAAAACCAAATCCAA
The genomic region above belongs to Porites lutea chromosome 12, jaPorLute2.1, whole genome shotgun sequence and contains:
- the LOC140953818 gene encoding uncharacterized protein — its product is MKVESQTRFIVIELEEKANSLYELIADEIYRPTYLGRAKWKNLVGPQASLQNNCEREGFNAKGNKRFFYLSRARIGIIGNQEDNCDSPDSRIGFGTGGEGVLPSVCRENTCGNEASKPSSDNGKTSIKAMGYILVQ